One stretch of Chitinophaga pendula DNA includes these proteins:
- a CDS encoding FecR family protein: MDIDQIRHMLDRYNQGSSTDEESAIIEQWFEGINQHHSMLVDEHYLQQQLDDVHQHIQERIQPPVRRNRLRRIYSLAAAAVLLIAAGIFGIRYYMAQQPAALPGLAVKSGNGKTNRMIRDGFVEVSTNKGATERIVLSDGSTVVVNASSKIKYPVGFGSHSRDIYLLEGEAHFTVAQNGGASFVVHTGELNTTALATVFNIRAYAYEQKIKVSLLAGKVKVDHVKEGQPQPPIILLPSEQLDFDLHSLVLEKVNFSKPEEIVGWKQGYLVFKDASYQQVIKEIENRYGVTIINQSDKTQWEYTGFFKDESLQDIIETICLTKGLSYTIDQDSIFLKNKN, translated from the coding sequence GTGGATATAGATCAGATCAGACATATGCTGGACCGCTACAACCAAGGTAGCAGCACAGATGAAGAGTCTGCCATTATAGAGCAATGGTTTGAGGGGATCAACCAGCATCATTCCATGCTGGTCGACGAACACTACCTGCAACAGCAGCTGGATGATGTGCATCAGCACATACAGGAACGGATACAGCCGCCGGTTCGTCGTAACCGGCTCAGGCGGATATATTCCCTGGCTGCCGCAGCCGTACTGTTAATTGCAGCAGGTATTTTCGGCATCCGTTACTATATGGCACAACAGCCGGCCGCACTACCTGGCCTGGCAGTTAAATCCGGCAACGGGAAAACCAACCGCATGATCCGGGATGGCTTTGTGGAGGTCTCTACCAATAAAGGTGCTACAGAACGTATCGTACTGTCCGACGGTAGTACAGTGGTAGTGAATGCTTCCAGCAAGATCAAATATCCGGTAGGTTTTGGCAGTCACAGCCGGGATATTTACCTGTTGGAAGGAGAAGCACATTTTACAGTAGCTCAAAATGGTGGCGCCAGCTTTGTCGTACACACCGGAGAGCTCAATACTACAGCATTGGCAACGGTCTTCAACATACGGGCCTATGCTTATGAACAAAAGATCAAAGTGTCGCTGCTGGCTGGTAAAGTCAAGGTAGACCATGTCAAAGAAGGTCAGCCGCAGCCGCCAATTATACTTTTGCCTAGCGAACAATTGGATTTTGACCTACATTCGCTTGTACTGGAAAAAGTTAACTTCAGTAAACCAGAGGAAATAGTGGGATGGAAACAAGGATACCTGGTGTTTAAAGATGCTTCTTACCAACAAGTAATCAAGGAAATAGAAAACCGTTATGGCGTGACGATCATTAACCAAAGTGATAAAACCCAGTGGGAATATACCGGTTTCTTCAAAGATGAAAGTCTCCAGGATATTATAGAAACTATTTGTCTTACAAAAGGTCTGTCCTACACGATCGACCAGGATTCGATCTTTTTAAAAAATAAAAACTGA
- a CDS encoding SusC/RagA family TonB-linked outer membrane protein, whose product MIALLNQGASTRAVAAVTVLHEDVFVTLHLKHKHIEEVMVELAAITGLNFHYDKSDLDLRKKITVHFVKTPITEVLQHLSKLTGLCFTLKEQKVIVAPTCNTPVGQEKPSSSVTLIRGNIPERSVSGKVYNTAGKPVAGASIWVRDSQRGAQTQEDGSFTIAIRQGDVLVIRSIGYNSREISIDKQEEIAVTLNEAIKGLNEFVVTALGLSKRTKELTYATQQVGDEDITRVKDGNVINSLSGKVAGMMVNRSSAGLGGSARVILRGNKSTRENQPMYIIDGVPMANYTPAQPRDIWGQASGIIGSGGRDGGDGISNINPDDIETISVLKGASAAALYGSQAANGVIVITTKRGRPGRGRLEFCSDFTLESPSIMPKLQYRYGQTTVPFIDANRKPQPGSPDSWGGAVQASDHVSSFFQTGITAINSLSFSAGTDKAQTYFSYSNTSSKGILPTNRFLRHTFNFRETLKLFDDKLSVDINATLLAQSTYNRLSSGLYYSPLTGLYNFPRGLDFNRYKREYEYFDNGRNMPLQNWWNIRNSAGWTGDDDQQNPYWVLNRDIHTDSRYRGLGSMSLRYKVNDWLSVQARGSFDKSFDEYELKAYAGTQQVLAPANGRYTLEKEANTQIYGDIMVNMTHKLGANYNLATAIGTSILDVKAHDRTLVSTNPFVKDGLSYANKFSVADILSTALDAQRSIEQKQLQAIFSNVQLGYKNALFLDLTGRNDWSSTFAYTPIRNKGYFYYSAGMAGIISDLVKLPAVINFAKLRVSYARVGNDIAPYASKPARFMLQTVAGVTRVSFNTHNPYPGMYLKPEDNHSLEAGMEIRLFNNRLNFDLTLYKNNNYQQYMEVPAPPGSGYLTYYLNLGNIQNKGIEATLSVAPIRTKRFNWTSDVNFTTNQNKVVKLSNAAIPGANADNYFILTDFAVNMYGSFVKEGGSWGDIYANKELQRGTDGKYVIGADGNLKTNTVFKKVGNPNPRFTLGWSNTFSYRNLTLSMLVDGRFGGRVMSVTQAVLDKYGTSAASAAARDNGGVILNAEDEHQQPFPGKYDPRKYYATVGGRAGIGELYMYDATNIRLRELSLSYRLPINNKWIQYIQLGITGKNLCFFKLEAPFDPEVSMSSGNGLQGIDVFGVPATRSYGISLRAGF is encoded by the coding sequence ATGATAGCCTTATTGAACCAGGGAGCAAGTACCCGGGCGGTTGCTGCTGTTACTGTACTACATGAAGATGTTTTCGTTACCCTCCACCTGAAACACAAACATATTGAGGAGGTGATGGTTGAATTGGCAGCCATCACAGGCCTTAATTTCCATTATGATAAGTCGGACCTGGACCTGCGTAAAAAGATCACCGTACATTTTGTAAAAACGCCGATCACAGAGGTATTACAGCATCTATCCAAGTTAACAGGTTTATGTTTTACCCTCAAAGAGCAGAAAGTGATTGTCGCGCCCACCTGCAATACACCGGTTGGTCAGGAAAAGCCATCGTCGTCGGTGACCCTGATCCGTGGTAATATTCCGGAGCGGTCCGTTTCCGGTAAGGTCTATAACACGGCAGGAAAGCCGGTGGCAGGCGCCTCCATATGGGTACGGGATAGTCAGCGGGGCGCCCAGACCCAGGAGGACGGAAGTTTTACCATCGCTATCCGGCAGGGAGATGTACTGGTGATCCGCTCTATAGGATATAACAGCCGGGAGATCAGCATTGATAAACAGGAAGAGATAGCAGTGACGCTGAATGAGGCTATCAAGGGGCTTAATGAATTTGTCGTGACAGCACTGGGGCTCTCTAAGCGGACCAAAGAGCTGACCTATGCTACGCAGCAGGTCGGCGATGAAGATATTACTCGGGTGAAAGATGGCAATGTGATCAACAGCTTGTCGGGAAAAGTAGCCGGAATGATGGTCAACCGCAGCAGTGCGGGACTTGGAGGGTCGGCCCGGGTAATATTACGGGGTAACAAATCCACCCGTGAGAACCAGCCCATGTATATTATCGATGGTGTACCGATGGCCAACTATACTCCTGCCCAGCCACGGGATATATGGGGACAGGCATCCGGCATCATTGGCAGTGGCGGCAGAGATGGCGGGGATGGTATTTCTAATATCAATCCGGATGATATTGAGACTATCAGCGTACTGAAGGGCGCATCCGCAGCGGCATTATATGGCAGCCAGGCAGCCAACGGGGTAATCGTGATCACCACCAAACGGGGAAGGCCCGGCAGAGGACGGCTCGAATTCTGTTCTGATTTCACATTGGAATCCCCATCGATCATGCCCAAACTACAGTATCGTTACGGGCAGACCACAGTACCTTTTATCGATGCCAACAGAAAACCACAACCTGGTTCGCCGGATAGCTGGGGTGGCGCTGTACAAGCCAGCGATCATGTATCTTCTTTTTTCCAGACCGGTATCACAGCGATCAATTCCCTCTCTTTCAGTGCAGGTACCGACAAAGCGCAGACCTATTTCTCTTATTCCAATACCAGCAGCAAGGGCATATTACCTACCAACCGTTTTCTCCGGCATACCTTCAATTTCCGGGAGACGTTGAAACTATTTGATGACAAACTCTCTGTAGACATCAATGCCACTTTGCTCGCGCAAAGTACTTATAACCGGCTGTCGTCCGGTTTGTATTACAGCCCGCTCACCGGGCTGTATAACTTTCCAAGAGGGCTGGATTTCAACCGCTACAAACGGGAATATGAATACTTTGACAACGGACGTAATATGCCTTTACAGAACTGGTGGAACATACGTAATTCTGCAGGCTGGACCGGTGACGACGATCAGCAGAATCCCTACTGGGTACTGAACCGGGACATCCATACCGATAGCCGCTATCGCGGATTGGGCTCCATGTCATTACGGTATAAGGTGAATGACTGGCTGTCAGTACAGGCAAGAGGAAGTTTTGACAAATCGTTCGATGAATATGAGCTGAAGGCCTATGCCGGTACCCAGCAGGTGCTGGCTCCTGCCAACGGCCGGTATACCCTGGAAAAAGAAGCCAATACCCAGATATATGGGGATATCATGGTCAACATGACCCACAAACTGGGCGCCAATTATAATTTGGCTACCGCCATTGGTACCAGCATATTGGATGTAAAGGCGCATGACCGCACGCTGGTGAGTACAAACCCGTTTGTCAAAGACGGATTGAGTTATGCCAACAAGTTCTCAGTAGCAGATATACTCAGCACAGCATTGGATGCACAACGTTCTATTGAGCAGAAGCAGCTGCAGGCGATCTTCTCCAATGTACAGCTGGGATATAAAAATGCCCTGTTCCTGGACCTTACCGGACGTAACGACTGGTCCAGTACTTTCGCCTATACGCCTATACGCAACAAAGGATATTTCTACTATTCTGCGGGGATGGCAGGTATTATCAGCGACCTGGTCAAATTGCCGGCTGTCATCAATTTTGCGAAGCTGCGTGTATCCTATGCTCGGGTAGGCAATGACATTGCCCCCTATGCTTCTAAACCTGCCAGGTTTATGTTGCAGACGGTAGCGGGAGTTACACGTGTATCTTTCAACACACATAACCCTTACCCCGGTATGTACCTGAAACCGGAAGATAACCATTCGCTGGAGGCCGGTATGGAAATACGCCTGTTTAACAACCGCCTCAATTTCGATCTCACACTTTATAAGAACAACAACTATCAGCAATACATGGAAGTACCCGCTCCTCCCGGTTCGGGTTATCTTACCTATTACCTGAACCTGGGTAATATCCAGAACAAGGGCATCGAAGCTACGCTAAGTGTAGCACCAATACGTACCAAACGATTCAACTGGACTTCCGATGTTAATTTCACCACTAACCAGAATAAGGTAGTAAAGCTCAGCAATGCTGCCATACCCGGTGCGAATGCAGACAACTATTTTATACTCACGGATTTTGCGGTGAATATGTATGGCTCTTTTGTGAAGGAAGGTGGCTCCTGGGGGGATATATACGCCAATAAGGAATTACAGCGGGGTACAGATGGCAAATACGTTATCGGAGCGGATGGTAACTTGAAGACCAATACGGTATTCAAAAAGGTGGGTAATCCGAATCCCCGTTTTACACTGGGGTGGAGTAACACTTTCAGCTACCGGAACCTGACACTGAGTATGCTAGTAGATGGCCGGTTTGGCGGACGGGTCATGAGTGTGACACAGGCGGTGCTGGACAAATACGGCACCAGTGCCGCCAGTGCGGCTGCCAGGGATAACGGCGGGGTGATATTGAATGCAGAAGATGAGCATCAACAGCCTTTCCCGGGAAAATATGACCCCCGGAAATACTATGCTACTGTAGGAGGCAGGGCCGGTATCGGTGAATTGTATATGTATGATGCCACCAATATCCGGTTACGGGAGCTATCACTCAGTTACCGGTTGCCCATAAATAATAAATGGATACAGTATATACAGCTTGGCATTACAGGAAAGAATCTCTGTTTTTTCAAACTGGAAGCTCCATTCGATCCAGAGGTATCTATGAGTAGCGGGAATGGCCTGCAAGGTATAGACGTATTTGGCGTACCGGCTACCCGTAGCTATGGTATCAGCCTGCGGGCAGGCTTTTAG
- a CDS encoding SusD/RagB family nutrient-binding outer membrane lipoprotein, whose amino-acid sequence MKQTFVVIMLTILVCGCTKHFDEINKNPYDFNEEELKPDFKLLGEPLVQVMLNYVVVEDPYRAQVTQNLLGDVYAGYMMCPQPFEDNRNNTTYVLLDKWTNLLWERTYGYIMANCNYVMERAGREYADFYAWAQILRVIGMHRISDIYGPVIYTKYKQINSDHSIDYDSQQEAYYAFFKDLDGAIRVLEGYANTTQQHFKKFDLAYDGDYRKWIKLANTLRLRLAIRISGVDPVKAKTEGEAALRHPLGILSATDENFSINTAPLSHPLNVIGHTWDDTRMGAPMESILTGYNDPRLPKYFEYSKLEDRVYHGIRNGISITSKETYEGFSQLAVLPNRIQFLTTAEAWFLKAEAALYGWNGAGDVRSNYEAGIRASFEQYGLLPYFNSYIADHTAIPKPYRDPLNSVNNVSTGDENLSTITIRWENDDTPARKLERIITQKWIAMFPEGQEAWSEFRRTGYPRLFPVVVNNSGNLISTKDFIRRVNFARSEYTTNPLGVARAVRMLKGPDNGGTRLWWDQR is encoded by the coding sequence ATGAAACAGACCTTTGTTGTGATAATGCTGACGATCTTGGTGTGTGGTTGTACCAAACATTTCGATGAGATCAACAAAAACCCATACGATTTCAATGAAGAGGAACTGAAGCCTGACTTCAAGCTCCTGGGGGAACCGCTCGTGCAGGTGATGCTGAACTATGTGGTGGTGGAAGATCCATATCGTGCACAGGTCACACAGAACCTGCTGGGTGACGTGTATGCAGGTTATATGATGTGTCCGCAGCCATTTGAGGATAATCGCAATAATACCACCTATGTATTGCTGGACAAGTGGACTAACCTGTTGTGGGAGAGGACGTATGGCTATATCATGGCCAACTGCAATTATGTAATGGAGCGGGCTGGCAGAGAGTATGCAGACTTTTATGCCTGGGCGCAGATATTACGGGTGATCGGCATGCACCGGATCAGCGATATCTATGGGCCGGTGATCTACACCAAATATAAGCAGATCAACAGCGATCATAGTATAGACTATGACTCACAACAGGAAGCCTACTATGCCTTTTTTAAGGACCTGGATGGGGCTATCCGTGTATTGGAAGGATATGCCAATACCACCCAACAACACTTCAAAAAATTCGACCTGGCGTATGACGGGGACTATCGTAAGTGGATCAAACTCGCCAATACGCTGCGTCTGAGATTGGCGATACGCATCTCTGGTGTAGACCCGGTAAAGGCGAAAACCGAAGGAGAGGCCGCCTTACGTCATCCATTAGGTATACTCAGCGCTACCGATGAAAATTTTTCCATCAACACCGCTCCCCTCTCCCACCCTTTGAATGTGATCGGTCATACCTGGGATGATACCCGTATGGGAGCTCCTATGGAATCCATCCTGACAGGATACAATGATCCCCGTCTGCCGAAGTATTTTGAATATTCAAAACTGGAAGACCGTGTTTATCATGGTATCCGTAATGGTATCAGTATTACGTCCAAGGAGACGTATGAGGGATTTTCGCAGCTGGCAGTATTACCAAACCGTATCCAGTTCCTGACAACGGCGGAAGCGTGGTTTTTGAAAGCGGAGGCTGCCTTGTATGGATGGAATGGGGCCGGTGATGTCAGGAGTAATTATGAAGCCGGCATACGGGCTTCTTTTGAGCAATATGGGTTATTACCCTATTTCAACAGCTATATAGCTGATCATACGGCCATTCCCAAACCATACCGGGACCCGCTGAACTCGGTTAACAATGTCAGTACAGGGGATGAAAATCTCTCTACTATTACAATCAGGTGGGAAAACGACGATACCCCTGCCCGCAAACTGGAGCGCATTATTACACAGAAATGGATTGCTATGTTCCCTGAGGGACAGGAAGCCTGGAGTGAATTCCGGCGTACGGGTTATCCCAGGCTATTCCCAGTGGTTGTGAACAACAGCGGTAATCTTATTTCTACGAAAGATTTTATACGAAGAGTAAATTTTGCCAGATCTGAGTATACAACCAATCCATTAGGTGTAGCCCGGGCCGTAAGGATGCTGAAAGGCCCTGACAATGGCGGTACCCGTTTATGGTGGGACCAGCGCTGA